acactgcctcaacgggcgcctagcCGATGGGACAAGTGGAGACCCCCTTCAGAGAATCTCAAGCACTGTTAGTATCTTTTCCgtagtatactatacatccttgttTGGCCCACATGTTggggtccaacacctgtgtacgcgtcctccttgcgctataaaaggagacgcccgttagagaagagCCCAAGTCCAAAAGGGGGACtgggaggcagaggatagactcatccacagacacaagagcaatactactctcagtggacgtagggtattacgctccggcggcccgaaccactctaaatcctcgagtgttcttgtgtgcttgcttgATGAGTAGATCTGGGGTATCgcttgcacttccccgagtaaccaccttcagggattaggcgggtgcactacgccacccggctgtggccctcctcttAGAGCCGCGACatctggcgccgtccgtggggaacgCACAAGCGTCGGCCGGATCTTCGCTCACCTCctgcttctgaggttgagcttatcctctgcaacgacgacgaTAAGATGAAGGGTAGCGCGGCGTCACCTATGCCACATGCCCTGACACCGAGGCAGCAAAAAAACTCCCAAAAAAAAGTATGACATTCCTATGGAACATTGGAACATGCTAGTCCATTATAATTTAATGAGAATTATCTACAGTTTTTTCATCTGATCCAAAGTGCTCACATGATCAAAATACTTTGAAACTCCCAAATAGACACATAGCATATATATACCTTTTGGATGGTGCGTGCTAAAAAAACTCGACCGGTGGGGGTATGATGGCGCCTAttatttttcattaagaggaagcgactTCGGCTTCCCGGCCGAGAAAACCTTTGAACTCTGGCTTCTCTGGCTAGTGAGGAGGAATTTTTTAACCTCAATCTAGAATTCGCTCCCACCGGAATTCAAATCCAGGACCTAATGAGTGTGATCGAAGCTATCTAATCAAATCAGCTAGAGGTCCGTTCGCCTAGTGCGTGCTACACAAGTAGCAATGTAGAATGACAAAATAATCTAGAATGCCTGGGCCTACCTTTTGAACCGTCCTAGGGCAACACAAAGCCATAAAATTGCTGAAGAGGATAATCCATGGTTGGCAGCCAATACACGTCAAAACTCCCCCGTCATGGATTAGCTAGGGCGATTAGAAGGATGATCAGAAATAAAGAAGGGTTGATTAATCAGTACATGTCTGATTGTCTCCTTACTTATAACAAAAGAAAAGTTCATAATATGAAAAGGACATTTTGATTGCGACCCTACACTTTTCGACACCATTTCTTCCTCCCAAAATAATAAATTCCACCTCCTGCAGGGCGCTTTCAGAGCCCCACAAGATGCCAACCTGACGACTCCGACGTCAGCATTCATCAGTTTTCTCTGTCATATATAGaagtaagagcaactccaaaaaACTCTTTATATCCATCCTAATtattagaaatagatattttGATGGAAAAAATAGCCTCCAAGAGCTTCACTAAGTGGTTAtccaaatatagccatcatctaTTCCAGATTTCTTGCTAGCCAAAAATAGATAGCGAAAATGGCTCTTTAGAGTCTAAACAACATATAGAAAAGCTGTTGGAGAGTGAAGATATATAGAGAGCGATTTTTATGTACATGACTCGCCAAATGATGATTTAGAGGGTGAAATTTAGAgagactcttggagatgctctaatattggccatatataaataaatacaaAGTTTTCTCCAGCATCATTTTTCTTTGGGGTGATGTCTTGTTTGCAAAAATGAGAtgcaggccgtgtttagttgactctcgtaaaatttttgaaaagacatctttctacatttgaagtactaaacatagactaatcacaaaaataattacagaagtcgtctgtaaatcgcgagacgaatctaatgagcctaattaatccgtcattagagattgtttactgtagcaatttagcgccTAATTACAGCATAAttatgttcattagattcgtctcgcgatttacaggcagcagtcgcaatgcgttttttatttcgtctagatttaagtctccatgcaagtgctcaaaaaaattggaattttgatttttggaactaaacacggcggcAATTTGGTGTAGGTGTAGCAGTCCCTGCCCGTAGCATGACAGTGACCACACGTCGACACCAATCACCTTGCTTGTAGAGGACAACGGAAGGAAAGAAATGCTGCTCGATCATGTGGCGACATGCAAATATTTGCCTGCCGTACCGCAGCGCGAGACGGCGTGTCGCCCTCGCTGTACAGAAGGGTACACTCGCCCATCGTTGACGTTGCCATACCCATCCCATGACTCGATTGTTTGCCATGATAGGCTGTGTTTACATGGAGTGAAAATGGATGCGAAAAAGTCACATCATatactgtagcacgtttcgtttgtttgtggtaaatattgtcctaccatgacctaactaggctcaaaagattcgtctcgcaacgtacatcaaaactatgcaattagtttttttatttacctacatttagtactccatgcatgggtcatttgctatatttaatgtttcgatgtgatggagatgtgatggaaaatttgaattttggggTGGTTTTtgagggatctaaacacacccatagtAGTGTCCAAAGTTTTGAAATTGGTTGTGCACATCCATGTATTCTCATGGccagtggcgaagccagccgAGAATGCTGCCGGGGTCTGCTTCATTGCACGCTGGAGTCGACTCCATGGTAGAACAGTACGAAACAGTGATTTAGCACTGATTTTGCAAAACATCGTCGGGTCGGCAGACCCCGGCACTTCCATGCAGCTTCGCCCCTCCTCAATCCTCATGGCATTATTTACTGTAACTAGTAACATGTTTCTTTTCTGTTCGGCAGTGCAAGTGGAAAAGGAGTCGAAATAGTACATGTTTTGATGACTATAATGGCATACTTCAATCATTTATAATTCAATAATCTCGCGAATTTCAATGATCATGACAATTAATTTCACGGGAATTTTGGAGGAATATTTTGGTTCATCGGTAAGATACAAATCCTATGTTCCTGAATGCATACCGGCTCTTCTGTGGCTTCAAAGTGGGATGGCTAAATATTGCAGAAAAGACAACTTCACTCTTGAATCTTGATTTTCGCCAAAATTTCAGAGGAACACTGCAGTTGATGCAGGGCTAGGAAATCTTATGTTTGCGAACGGTATCCAGCATCTTTTGCGGCATTAAAGTGGGTCGGCTTAATAATAGTGggaaagaaaataaaacatCAACACTCTTTATCTTGTTTTTCCCTCCATGGACTTAAAAAATGGTAGAGAAGAGAACACAATAACTCGCCATAAAACTGCCATGTGCCCCCATCCTGTCAAACTGTCAAAGTAAGTACGCAATGCACCATCAAACCAAACGCTTctgaacaaatattttttttcctaaaatATATTGACCATCTTTATGAACGTATGGTCTGCCCACCATATCGAAAATCTTCAAACTTCCCccaatatatttatttatataatgGAAACATACgtataatatatttatttataataTATGTTTGTATTCAAGCAAACATACGTTAAGGCCACCGTGCAAACAACAAACGAGCCCTGTAACGATAGAAACAGAGGCGGCACCTGTCTGTATGTGTCTGTATTATGTAGACGCTACTAGGGGTCTCGCTAATTTACGGTTGCCTGTAGTGAGCGGCTCCCTACGGTCGATCTCccgactgttttttttttcatttttagtaatttttttgtcgtttttcgattttgggaatttttttgtaagagaaattttggagagagaaaattttttgacgaaaaaaagtttgaaacaaaaatttgagaggcaaaaattgagaaattttgaaaagaaaaattttacattcagaacaaaaaaaattagtaaAAAAATTTTCATccgaaaaacaaaaaaatacttatagaaaaaaattgcatcaaaatcaaaagaaaaaaagttttTGGTAAAATTTTTGGttggtaaaaaaaattgatatatCAAAAAAAACCTACCtcccccgccgacgccgccggcccgcggcaCTACCTCCCGCCgcgcggccaccgccgcacaACCCAGGAAGGCggatccgggcggcggcgggccagcGAGGCAGATCTCGcagggggcgccggcgggggagcacgcggcggcccagggaggcggatccgcggcgcgcggcggcgggagaaagaagcggcggcccagggaggcggatccgcggcgcgcggtggcgggaGAAAGAAGCGGCGGCCCAGGGAGGCGGATCTGCGGCGCGCGACGGCGGGAGAAGGAAGCGGCGGCCCAGGGAGGCGGATccacggcgcgcggcggcgggagaaggaagaggggagggaagggtaAGGGGGCTCGCTGCCAGCGCGGGGGAGAGCGGATccgacgcgcggcggcgggggagagaGGATCCGGCGTGGCAGCGGGGGAGAGCGGAGCTGTCGAGAGGAATGGGAAGGGAAAGGAAGGATGAACGGGGGAAGAGGAAAGAAACGAATCGATCATAAGTTGTTGAAGTTATGATCACCCGTAGACTCAGCATTGCGCGCTACTGGCGCTACTGGACAGTATACGTACATGCAAACTTATGACAGCGCACTCGCCCGCACGACTACCGATACGGCCGGCGTCGCAGCGAAGCCTCCATTCCTGAAACGGCCAcggcccctcctctctctctctctctcgcgagCAGACGGGCTGTTTTAAAAGGGGCccgtgcggtgcggcgtggtGGGGTGTGGTGTGAGAATCTCGGAAGCAACCGCAGTGGAGACATGCCCCCTCGCATCGGGGTCGCGCTTCGTGTGCCgcgcacaggaggaggaggaggagtggggaggcggtggtgacggaAGCGAAACGGAAGGCGCGGGTCTTGCGGGGGCGGCCGCCCTGGTTCCCGGGTCTGGTTGGGCGGGCGCGGGGCGTCGTCGTCTTCGTGCTCGCGGGTCACGGGGTTGAGGTGAGCCTCCTTCCCGTTTCGTGGAGGTAGTCCTGCTGGTCCTCTCTTCATCAGTTCCTTGGATTGGAGTTGCCTCTCTGTTCTCGGATACTTTGCTCTGttccttctccttttttttctcgcgATTCGTGTGCGGCGTTCTCTGAATTGCGTGGTTTCTGTGTGATTTTGGCTTGTTTCCTGGGAACCCAAGTGAAGCGATTCTACTTGTTTCTGCCGATGAATCGTAATCGTGTTCATCTAGACACCTTTACCCGTCGATCGGAACCAAAATTGCATCGGCACAAGGAGTCCACATGGATATAATAATCGGTGTGCAATTGAATTTGGGAAATTTGAATATGAATTGATAGGACCATTGGAATTGGATTGCGTGTAGGTTTGTGTTCTTGAAGGTCAGGGTTCTAGTCTTGTGTGTACTAATTGTTCAACCTGTTGGCTGAACTTTTGTCCCTTTTGGTTTTATAGAAGGATCATCAACTCTTCCGGAGGTCGCGCTGAACGAAGGAGAGATCGGCATTGGTTGGCGTAGGGGACTCCGGAGATGGATCGCCGGAGCTGGCTGTGGCGGCGCAAGTCGACGGACAGGAGCCCCGCCGAGACCGAGACCTCGCCCTCCTCAGCATCCGAGAGGCTCACTGACGAACAGGTGCACAGTTCCTCCTGGCCTTTCTTCTCAACCAAACCAAGCCTCATAGTATGCAGAAACGTGCATCATTCATCTGCTCATGTTCTGAATTCTGCATTCATACAATGCTACACCCAATTTCAGAAGGAAATACATAGGGAAACTCAATTCCCCGTCGTGTTTCCCACTTATGTAGTCAACAGGCTGGTAGTCAATGCTAGTTGCTagacagtggcggagccaccatACCGCACGGTGGGGCTGCTGCCCCAGCTAGCCGCCGGGAACCGGCTGCTGTGCCCGTCTGCCGCGCCCTGCCGGCCGCCGGAAACCTGTCTGCCGTGTCCGtctgccgcgccccgccggcggcccacTGCCGGCCTGCCCCACCTAAAATTTTTTGCTGGCTCCGCCTCTGTTGCTAGATGAGTTCTGGGAGAAGAGAGGTGTAAATCAGACAACAGTGTCAGTCTTCACATTGAAGAAGAATAATACCCAGTCTAGGAGTGAACCGCAAGCAAGCATTGCAGGGCGTTCATTTGACTTTCAGACTCCTGCAATCCTTCAGTTAACAGGTCATGTAGCATGTGCAGTGCCAGTGCATGTGAGGTTTCATCCAGCACCAGATCCGTAGGGCCTCTCAAGCATGGTAATCTTCTACCTCCAAGTTGCAGCAATGCAGCACAAACTCTTCAAAACCCCTATGCTCCAATAGGGTTACCCGGATTTCCGACGACGTTCAGTTTATCCCTGGACAAATTCCCTGCTGTTCATGGCCCCTGAATCCTGACGCTGTGAGCTACAGGAGCCTTGTACCTTCAGATGTTTCGGCAATTCTGTATGGGCTTAACTCCTTGTCTGCCAAAAACAGGATAATTGCGCGAAATACGGCGTAGACCCCCAAACAGCAGATCAATCATTTTTGGCCAAGGCACACCGACCGTACCCATCACCTATGCACCCACATGGCGCCAAGGGCCAGCAACATTCAGTTTCCCATTCTTTCCTCCTGCATTGCTGTGCTGAGCAGCAAGCGGAGGAACGATGCTGACCAGATCTCCCTGTTCATGATCATGTGAGAAATTCCATGCCGTAGGAGGCCACTGACTGATTGCACTGTGGGGGTAGAGGCCGCGACCGAGGCTGTCCTCCATGCCATGCCAGGGAAAGCCAAGCCCTACCTGGCCTCACCGCTGCCGGCCCTGCCTATGGACAATGAGGACGTGGGTGTTGGTTGGGACTCACTTTTCCTCTGACACCATCATGGCTGAGCTTAACAGGATCAGGATGCAATCTCTTGGTTGGTTGGCCGTTCCATGTGCTTCACTGCGTGCCCGTGGCATGGCCTTTGGCCCAACCCAAATGGCTCATCCTGTTGCTTCTGGGTGCTGGCACGGAGCAATCAAGATGCCCCCCTCTCTTTCTTTCAGCTCTGGTCCTGCGCTGGGCAGTGCATCAGTACCTTACGCCATTGTTCCTCTTCTTTGACCGGAGCTTCCATTCTCCTCCATGTCCATGGTAATGTCAGTAGGCGCTTTCAACACTCTATGCAAGTACTGCGTGCCCTGTCGTCTCGAAGTTATGTGTGCTGAAAGCTGTAGGTGAGAGCCATTAGGCAGGCTAACATGGTCTCTCGCCTAAGTACCATGCCGTGCGTTTCGATGTGACAGTGTTTGGTGCCTCGATAGCCATTTTGACAGAACTTTCTGATACTTCTGGTAGAGCTTGTTGTTATTGTATTGCAGACATTTCAACCATCTCACTGTTGTGTAATACTGCTCGAAGCATAATACTATTTCAAAGCGTAAGAACTAAATCATGGTAGTTAAGGTGTTAATCTGCAGTTTCTTTGAATCCTTTGAATCACATTCCTTTGAATCCTATGTATCACCGATACGCGATACGGGTACGGCGATACGTGAGTTTAAAAAACGACATAGTGGTAGTATAGAGAGAGTATCGGAGTATCGAAGTATCGGATACGCAAGTATCGGATACGGCTGAGTTAGTGAAGTATCGGTGATTCATAGTTTGAATCCTCTCCCTAGTTTCTGCAAAATGAGCAAACAAGTTAATCTGCACGATGTTTGACAGTTTTCGGTTCTTGATCAGGATACTGCCAAGAGTTCTCCGAATTCGACACAATCACCGGAGATCTCGTCGAAGGAATTGGAGGACGACAGCAATGTAAAAATGAAGGTGTTGAGCGAGAGGCTGTCATCCGTGGTTCAGGATATCCGTGCCAAGGATGATCTCGTGAAGCAGCATTCCAAAGTTGCAGAGGAGGCTGTTCTAGGTACGGTCTAACACAACAGTGAATCAGATATTTGCAGTTTTCTGAACATAAAGTTCAACAAATTTTTAACTTTATTCCTTTGTACTAGGATGGGAGAAGGCCGAGAAGGAGATCGCGTCACTGAAGACGCAGCTGAACGCTGCAACGGCCAAGAACTCAGCGCTGGAGGACCGGCTCGTCCACCTCGACGGCGCCCTGAAGGAATGCGTCCGGCAACTCCGGCGAGCAAAGGAAGAGCAGGACCAGACGGTGCAGGACGCGCTGGCGCAGCAGGCCCAGCAATGGGAGTCCCATAAAACCGACCTCGAGCTGCGCATCGTCGAGCTCACGGCGAGGCTGGAGGCCAAGTCCGAGCGCTCGGTGGCCACCGACGGCGACACGGGTTCCAAGCTGGCCGCCCTGGAGAAGGAGAACTCGGCTCTGAAGGTGCAGCTGCTCGCCAAGACGGAGGAGCTGGAGCTCAGGACGATCGAGAAGGAGCTCAACCGGCGGGCCGCGGAGACGGCGAGCAAGCAGCAGCTGGAGGGCATCAAGAAGGTGGCCAAGCTCCAAGCCGAGTGCAGGAGGCTGCAGGCCGCGGCACGGCGACCGTCCATGAACGTCGAGCTCAGGCGTTCTCCGAGCTCAGCCTACGCCGAGTCGGTGACGGACTGTCAGTCGGACTGCTCCGATTCGTGGGCCTCGGCTCTGATCACCGAGCTCGATCAGTTCAAGAACGACAAGAACAGCGCGAGCACCAGGACCggcagcctcgccgccgcggacatCGGCGTCATGGACGACTTCCTCGAGATGGAGAGGCTCGCCTCCGTGAACGATTCGTCGAAAGGCGACGCCTCCGTCGAGGATGCGAGCGGGCGGCTGGCGAAGCTCGAGGAGAAGGTCAAGAAGGTGGCCGCCGAGAAGGCCGAGAGGGAGAAAGCCCTGCACGAGGCTCAGCGTGAGCTGACTTGCCGTCACCGTGTGATGGTGGCCGAGGAGAAATCAGCTGAGCTACAGCGGCAGCTGAACCTTGCCAATGGCGAGAAGCACGCCATGGGGACCGAGGTAGA
This portion of the Panicum virgatum strain AP13 chromosome 2N, P.virgatum_v5, whole genome shotgun sequence genome encodes:
- the LOC120661443 gene encoding filament-like plant protein 3, with protein sequence MDRRSWLWRRKSTDRSPAETETSPSSASERLTDEQDTAKSSPNSTQSPEISSKELEDDSNVKMKVLSERLSSVVQDIRAKDDLVKQHSKVAEEAVLGWEKAEKEIASLKTQLNAATAKNSALEDRLVHLDGALKECVRQLRRAKEEQDQTVQDALAQQAQQWESHKTDLELRIVELTARLEAKSERSVATDGDTGSKLAALEKENSALKVQLLAKTEELELRTIEKELNRRAAETASKQQLEGIKKVAKLQAECRRLQAAARRPSMNVELRRSPSSAYAESVTDCQSDCSDSWASALITELDQFKNDKNSASTRTGSLAAADIGVMDDFLEMERLASVNDSSKGDASVEDASGRLAKLEEKVKKVAAEKAEREKALHEAQRELTCRHRVMVAEEKSAELQRQLNLANGEKHAMGTEVEAAEAKRSELEGKLELARAEIADLLDKGRILEERLESEKALTLELAAKYQDMEALGAEKREISAQLEASRSEAKKLSDKITLLERKLEVEKALSIRLATKCHGIDALEAKKKGVELELASAREEIASLHKRVSSLELEVQQEKASSTELATRCEELEALGKHRDELRTQLESANSEIVTLNEKVKMLEDAMEKQRPATVGLESQLQSRQAEIESLKENVSLLEKKLESQKNLSSAYISALGASETEKKELAARFELKEKEADELLRKMRFLEEQIYKEKARSSEFEAKFLKIVEQVPSRSLGHQPVKPTTTKDLQIRKEKELAKAAGKLADCQKTIASLSSQLKSLADFDEFLPGTETGGAASADTWDGDLKLLHPASYPAQIGYLAVT